A genomic window from Aethina tumida isolate Nest 87 chromosome 4, icAetTumi1.1, whole genome shotgun sequence includes:
- the LOC109604807 gene encoding sodium bicarbonate cotransporter 3 isoform X5 — protein MDPHNEDDEASKDPGATKHQGSFDEKDFEVHRAHSVFVGVHAPTERRHSHRRHKHHHRYSEGHDDQQTEDDRPSTPPSQRVQFILGEDASDEKHESHPLFSEMEELFVDGDEMEWKETARWIKFEEDVEEGGNRWSKPHVATLSLHSLFELRSLILNGTVILDMEAQSIEQIADLVLDNMVNNLSLPFDKKDKVRDALLKKHRHQHQRKKHVLPFVRSFADIGRNQSTSKIEETSYVEQTSGKSPDFGNFLSVPGTEKPQGITKSSSSVSISRNHSSNELSNDLHQHNLAFMRKIPPGAEASNILVGEVDFLDKSLSAFIRLNTATIVGDLTEVPVPTRFLFLLLGPANSASAYHEIGRAMATLMSDEVFHEVAYRAKNRSHLLAGVDEFLDAVTVLPPGEWDPAIRIEPPAAIPSQDIRKRPPEKPLEEFDEEEEEQKAREESGLARSGVLFGGLVNDLKRKAPWYWSDFKDSLSSQCIASWIFLYFACLSPIITFGGLLADATGKNMAAMESLVSGFVCGMLYGFFSGQPLTILGSTGPVLVFETIVYDFCTKMGWDYMSFRFWIGTWTAVILLILVAIDASALVCYITRFTEENFATLIAFIFIYKAVENVILIGTKFPINTSGMTNFTHECSCYANESVRDLHSEISDWEGLNKTACVQFNGTLEGPGCFTPNYTPDVFLMSILLFLGTFLLSVQLKDFKNALFFPAKIRQFISDFAVIIAILSMTLLDYKVGIPTPKLEVPHEFKPTLPTRGWIIYPFNNNPVYSIFLAIPPALLGTILIFMDQQITSVIINRKEYKLKKGCGYHLDLFVLCILIEICSVMGLPWFVAATVLSINHVNSLKLESECAAPGEKPQFLGVREQRVTHIMIFLTIGLSVFLTPMLGHIPMPILYGVFLYMGVASLKGLQFFDRILIMLMPNKYQPDYMFLRQVPIKKVHLFTIIQLACLACLWMIKSFSTTSILFPLMLVVMIGIRKALDLIFTRRELKILDDLMPEMTKRHQLLKDENTVEGAPIEIEAAGNLKIPLANGNVMNIPLSAINISEEVNKTGIWKQVNENNSIDKDKKKSPKSRFKKKKTSKKDEKRETKKLEKRLSTMAEEEEDEGITIKCEKRIVKDYWKEDRKKRGDTDETHV, from the exons tTCATAGAGCACATAGCGTGTTTGTTGGCGTCCACGCACCAACTGAAAGGAGACACTCCCATCGGAGACACAAACATCATCACAGGTACTCCGAGGGACACGACGATCAACAAACAGAAGATGACAGACCCA GCACTCCACCATCGCAGAGGGTTCAGTTCATCCTGGGTGAAGATGCGTCGGACGAAAAGCACGAAAGCCATCCGCTGTTCTCCGAAATGGAGGAACTGTTCGTGGACGGTGACGAGATGGAATGGAAGGAAACGGCGCGCTGGATCAAATTCGAGGAAGATGTGGAGGAAGGCGGAAACAGGTGGTCGAAGCCGCACGTCGCCACCCTTTCACTCCACTCACTATTCGAGCTGAGAAGCTTGATTTTGAACGGTACGGTTATTTTGGACATGGAAGCTCAGTCGATAGAACAGATCGCTGATTTGGTCTTGGACAACATGGTCAACAATTTGAGTTTGCCCTTCGACAAGAAGGACAAGGTTAGAGATGCGTTGTTGAAGAAACATCGCCATCAACATCAGAGGAAGAAACATGTTTTGCCTTTCGTCAGGTCCTTTGCTGACATTGGAAGGAATCAGTCTACAtctaaaa TCGAAGAAACTTCATATGTTGAACAGACTTCTGGAAAGTCTCCCGATTTTGGAAATTTTCTTTCTGTTCCTG GAACGGAAAAACCTCAGGGAATAACCAAATCCTCCTCCAGCGTCTCAATATCAAGAAACCACAGCTCGAACGAACTCTCAAATGACCTCCATCAACATAATCTCGCCTTCATGCGTAAAATTCCGCCTGGTGCGGAAGCCAGTAACATCCTCGTGGGCGAAGTCGACTTTCTGGATAAATCCCTGTCTGCCTTCATCCGCCTGAACACGGCAACAATAGTGGGAGACCTGACCGAAGTCCCCGTTCCCACCAGGTTTCTGTTTTTGCTCCTCGGCCCGGCGAATTCCGCTTCTGCTTACCACGAAATAGGCCGAGCCATGGCGACACTGATGTCCGACGAGGTGTTCCATGAGGTCGCGTACCGTGCCAAAAACAGAAGTCATCTATTGGCAGGCGTCGACGAGTTTCTAGACGCGGTGACCGTATTGCCGCCAGGGGAATGGGATCCGGCCATCAGGATCGAGCCTCCGGCCGCCATACCATCGCAGGACATTCGAAAAAGGCCTCCAGAAAAACCACTCGAAGAATTTGATGAGGAGGAGGAAGAACAGAAGGCGAGGGAAGAATCGGGACTAGCACGTAGTGGAGTTTTGTTTGGAGGCTTGGTGAACGACTTGAAGAGAAAGGCTCCTTGGTACTGGAGCGACTTCAAAGATTCACTATCAAGTCAATGCATCGCCTCCTGGATCTTCTTATATTTTGCGTGTTTGTCTCCGATCATCACCTTCGGAGGTCTTCTTGCGGATGCCACCGGTAAAAATATGGCTGCGATGGAGTCTCTAGTATCAGGATTCGTCTGCGGCATGCTCTATGGGTTCTTTTCGGGTCAGCCTTTGACAATTCTTGGATCAACAGGTCCTGTTTTGGTTTTTGAAACCATAGTATACGATTTCTGCACGAAGATGGGTTGGGATTACATGTCTTTTAGATTCTGGATTGGTACTTGGACTGCTGTAATTCTACTAATTCTGGTTGCGATTGATGCCAGTGCTTTGGTCTGTTATATCACGAGATTCACTGAGGAGAACTTTGCCACGTTGATTgccttcatttttatttacaag gCAGTAGAAAATGTCATCCTGATTGGAACAAAATTCCCTATAAACACATCAGGAATGACAAACTTCACTCACGAATGTTCATGTTATGCAAACGAATCTGTTCGTGATCTGCATTCTGAAATATCCGACTGGGAgggattaaataaaactgcatGTGTG CAATTTAATGGTACTTTGGAAGGTCCAGGATGTTTTACGCCAAACTACACTCCAGATGTTTTCTTAATGTCTATACTTCTGTTTTTGGGAACATTCCTGCTTTCAGTCCAACTAAAAGATTTCAAAAATGCCCTGTTCTTCCCTGCAAAG ATTCGCCAATTCATCAGTGATTTCGCAGTAATCATTGCCATTCTGTCAATGACTCTCCTCGACTACAAAGTAGGAATTCCAACTCCAAAATTAGAAGTACCTCATGAATTCAAACCAACTTTACCAACAAGAGGCTGGATAATCTACCCCTTCAATAACAATCCCGTCTACTCTATCTTTCTGGCAATTCCTCCAGCTCTTCTAGGAACAATTCTTATCTTCATGGACCAACAGATCACCTCAGTCATCATCAACAGAAAGGAGTACAAATTAAAGAAAGGATGTGGTTACCATTTAGACCTGTTTGTCCTTTGCATCCTGATCGAGATCTGCTCGGTTATGGGCTTGCCGTGGTTCGTAGCAGCAACCGTTTTATCAATAAACCACGTAAACTCTTTGAAGCTGGAATCAGAATGCGCCGCACCAGGAGAGAAGCCGCAATTCTTGGGAGTTAGAGAACAAAGGGTCACGCACATTATGATCTTCCTGACTATAGGACTGTCGGTATTTTTGACGCCAATGTTGGGACACATTCCGATGCCCATTTTGTACGGTGTGTTCTTGTATATGGGCGTGGCTTCTTTGAAGGGGTTGCAGTTCTTCGACAGAATCTTAATCATGCTGATGCCCAATAAGTACCAACCGGATTACATGTTCTTAAGACAG GTTCCAATTAAAAAGGTTCATCTCTTTACCATAATTCAGTTGGCATGTTTGGCTTGTCTCTGGATGATAAAATCCTTTAGCACGACTTCGATACTGTTCCCGTTGATGTTGGTGGTGATGATTGGTATCAGAAAAGCTTTAGACTTGATCTTCACACGTCGTGAACTAAAGATTCTTGATGATCTCATGCCGGAAATGACGAAACGTCATCAACTGCTCAAAGACGAG aatacagtCGAAGGAGCTCCAATAGAAATCGAAGCGGCAGGAAACTTGAAAATCCCATTAGCCAACGGAAACGTCATGAACATCCCTTTATCCGCAATTAACATTTCTGAGGAAGTTAATAAAACTGGCATCTGGAAACAAGTTAACGAAAATAATTCCATTGATAAAGACAAAAAGAAAAGTCCTAAATCCAG atttaagaagaagaaaacaagtaaaaaagATGAAAAAAGAGAAACGAAAAAGTTAGAAAAACGTCTCTCTACAATGGCGGAAGAAGAGGAGGACGAAGGGATAACTATAAAG TGTGAAAAACGCATCGTAAAGGATTATTGGAAGGAAGACAGGAAGAAGCGAGGAGATACGGACGAAACACACGTTTGA
- the LOC109604807 gene encoding sodium bicarbonate cotransporter 3 isoform X1, which produces MDPHNEDDEASKDPGATKHQGSFDEKDFEVHRAHSVFVGVHAPTERRHSHRRHKHHHRYSEGHDDQQTEDDRPSTPPSQRVQFILGEDASDEKHESHPLFSEMEELFVDGDEMEWKETARWIKFEEDVEEGGNRWSKPHVATLSLHSLFELRSLILNGTVILDMEAQSIEQIADLVLDNMVNNLSLPFDKKDKVRDALLKKHRHQHQRKKHVLPFVRSFADIGRNQSTSKSSCGGLLCVPPKRKPSKGEEKRSNTEKKNGSYVSIPVEETSYVEQTSGKSPDFGNFLSVPGTEKPQGITKSSSSVSISRNHSSNELSNDLHQHNLAFMRKIPPGAEASNILVGEVDFLDKSLSAFIRLNTATIVGDLTEVPVPTRFLFLLLGPANSASAYHEIGRAMATLMSDEVFHEVAYRAKNRSHLLAGVDEFLDAVTVLPPGEWDPAIRIEPPAAIPSQDIRKRPPEKPLEEFDEEEEEQKAREESGLARSGVLFGGLVNDLKRKAPWYWSDFKDSLSSQCIASWIFLYFACLSPIITFGGLLADATGKNMAAMESLVSGFVCGMLYGFFSGQPLTILGSTGPVLVFETIVYDFCTKMGWDYMSFRFWIGTWTAVILLILVAIDASALVCYITRFTEENFATLIAFIFIYKAVENVILIGTKFPINTSGMTNFTHECSCYANESVRDLHSEISDWEGLNKTACVQFNGTLEGPGCFTPNYTPDVFLMSILLFLGTFLLSVQLKDFKNALFFPAKIRQFISDFAVIIAILSMTLLDYKVGIPTPKLEVPHEFKPTLPTRGWIIYPFNNNPVYSIFLAIPPALLGTILIFMDQQITSVIINRKEYKLKKGCGYHLDLFVLCILIEICSVMGLPWFVAATVLSINHVNSLKLESECAAPGEKPQFLGVREQRVTHIMIFLTIGLSVFLTPMLGHIPMPILYGVFLYMGVASLKGLQFFDRILIMLMPNKYQPDYMFLRQVPIKKVHLFTIIQLACLACLWMIKSFSTTSILFPLMLVVMIGIRKALDLIFTRRELKILDDLMPEMTKRHQLLKDENTVEGAPIEIEAAGNLKIPLANGNVMNIPLSAINISEEVNKTGIWKQVNENNSIDKDKKKSPKSRFKKKKTSKKDEKRETKKLEKRLSTMAEEEEDEGITIKCEKRIVKDYWKEDRKKRGDTDETHV; this is translated from the exons tTCATAGAGCACATAGCGTGTTTGTTGGCGTCCACGCACCAACTGAAAGGAGACACTCCCATCGGAGACACAAACATCATCACAGGTACTCCGAGGGACACGACGATCAACAAACAGAAGATGACAGACCCA GCACTCCACCATCGCAGAGGGTTCAGTTCATCCTGGGTGAAGATGCGTCGGACGAAAAGCACGAAAGCCATCCGCTGTTCTCCGAAATGGAGGAACTGTTCGTGGACGGTGACGAGATGGAATGGAAGGAAACGGCGCGCTGGATCAAATTCGAGGAAGATGTGGAGGAAGGCGGAAACAGGTGGTCGAAGCCGCACGTCGCCACCCTTTCACTCCACTCACTATTCGAGCTGAGAAGCTTGATTTTGAACGGTACGGTTATTTTGGACATGGAAGCTCAGTCGATAGAACAGATCGCTGATTTGGTCTTGGACAACATGGTCAACAATTTGAGTTTGCCCTTCGACAAGAAGGACAAGGTTAGAGATGCGTTGTTGAAGAAACATCGCCATCAACATCAGAGGAAGAAACATGTTTTGCCTTTCGTCAGGTCCTTTGCTGACATTGGAAGGAATCAGTCTACAtctaaaa GTTCTTGTGGAGGTCTTTTGTGTGTGCCTCCGAAACGGAAACCATCTAAAGGGGAGGAAAAACGTTCAAACACAGAGAAGAAAAACGGGTCTTATGTATCGATTCCAG TCGAAGAAACTTCATATGTTGAACAGACTTCTGGAAAGTCTCCCGATTTTGGAAATTTTCTTTCTGTTCCTG GAACGGAAAAACCTCAGGGAATAACCAAATCCTCCTCCAGCGTCTCAATATCAAGAAACCACAGCTCGAACGAACTCTCAAATGACCTCCATCAACATAATCTCGCCTTCATGCGTAAAATTCCGCCTGGTGCGGAAGCCAGTAACATCCTCGTGGGCGAAGTCGACTTTCTGGATAAATCCCTGTCTGCCTTCATCCGCCTGAACACGGCAACAATAGTGGGAGACCTGACCGAAGTCCCCGTTCCCACCAGGTTTCTGTTTTTGCTCCTCGGCCCGGCGAATTCCGCTTCTGCTTACCACGAAATAGGCCGAGCCATGGCGACACTGATGTCCGACGAGGTGTTCCATGAGGTCGCGTACCGTGCCAAAAACAGAAGTCATCTATTGGCAGGCGTCGACGAGTTTCTAGACGCGGTGACCGTATTGCCGCCAGGGGAATGGGATCCGGCCATCAGGATCGAGCCTCCGGCCGCCATACCATCGCAGGACATTCGAAAAAGGCCTCCAGAAAAACCACTCGAAGAATTTGATGAGGAGGAGGAAGAACAGAAGGCGAGGGAAGAATCGGGACTAGCACGTAGTGGAGTTTTGTTTGGAGGCTTGGTGAACGACTTGAAGAGAAAGGCTCCTTGGTACTGGAGCGACTTCAAAGATTCACTATCAAGTCAATGCATCGCCTCCTGGATCTTCTTATATTTTGCGTGTTTGTCTCCGATCATCACCTTCGGAGGTCTTCTTGCGGATGCCACCGGTAAAAATATGGCTGCGATGGAGTCTCTAGTATCAGGATTCGTCTGCGGCATGCTCTATGGGTTCTTTTCGGGTCAGCCTTTGACAATTCTTGGATCAACAGGTCCTGTTTTGGTTTTTGAAACCATAGTATACGATTTCTGCACGAAGATGGGTTGGGATTACATGTCTTTTAGATTCTGGATTGGTACTTGGACTGCTGTAATTCTACTAATTCTGGTTGCGATTGATGCCAGTGCTTTGGTCTGTTATATCACGAGATTCACTGAGGAGAACTTTGCCACGTTGATTgccttcatttttatttacaag gCAGTAGAAAATGTCATCCTGATTGGAACAAAATTCCCTATAAACACATCAGGAATGACAAACTTCACTCACGAATGTTCATGTTATGCAAACGAATCTGTTCGTGATCTGCATTCTGAAATATCCGACTGGGAgggattaaataaaactgcatGTGTG CAATTTAATGGTACTTTGGAAGGTCCAGGATGTTTTACGCCAAACTACACTCCAGATGTTTTCTTAATGTCTATACTTCTGTTTTTGGGAACATTCCTGCTTTCAGTCCAACTAAAAGATTTCAAAAATGCCCTGTTCTTCCCTGCAAAG ATTCGCCAATTCATCAGTGATTTCGCAGTAATCATTGCCATTCTGTCAATGACTCTCCTCGACTACAAAGTAGGAATTCCAACTCCAAAATTAGAAGTACCTCATGAATTCAAACCAACTTTACCAACAAGAGGCTGGATAATCTACCCCTTCAATAACAATCCCGTCTACTCTATCTTTCTGGCAATTCCTCCAGCTCTTCTAGGAACAATTCTTATCTTCATGGACCAACAGATCACCTCAGTCATCATCAACAGAAAGGAGTACAAATTAAAGAAAGGATGTGGTTACCATTTAGACCTGTTTGTCCTTTGCATCCTGATCGAGATCTGCTCGGTTATGGGCTTGCCGTGGTTCGTAGCAGCAACCGTTTTATCAATAAACCACGTAAACTCTTTGAAGCTGGAATCAGAATGCGCCGCACCAGGAGAGAAGCCGCAATTCTTGGGAGTTAGAGAACAAAGGGTCACGCACATTATGATCTTCCTGACTATAGGACTGTCGGTATTTTTGACGCCAATGTTGGGACACATTCCGATGCCCATTTTGTACGGTGTGTTCTTGTATATGGGCGTGGCTTCTTTGAAGGGGTTGCAGTTCTTCGACAGAATCTTAATCATGCTGATGCCCAATAAGTACCAACCGGATTACATGTTCTTAAGACAG GTTCCAATTAAAAAGGTTCATCTCTTTACCATAATTCAGTTGGCATGTTTGGCTTGTCTCTGGATGATAAAATCCTTTAGCACGACTTCGATACTGTTCCCGTTGATGTTGGTGGTGATGATTGGTATCAGAAAAGCTTTAGACTTGATCTTCACACGTCGTGAACTAAAGATTCTTGATGATCTCATGCCGGAAATGACGAAACGTCATCAACTGCTCAAAGACGAG aatacagtCGAAGGAGCTCCAATAGAAATCGAAGCGGCAGGAAACTTGAAAATCCCATTAGCCAACGGAAACGTCATGAACATCCCTTTATCCGCAATTAACATTTCTGAGGAAGTTAATAAAACTGGCATCTGGAAACAAGTTAACGAAAATAATTCCATTGATAAAGACAAAAAGAAAAGTCCTAAATCCAG atttaagaagaagaaaacaagtaaaaaagATGAAAAAAGAGAAACGAAAAAGTTAGAAAAACGTCTCTCTACAATGGCGGAAGAAGAGGAGGACGAAGGGATAACTATAAAG TGTGAAAAACGCATCGTAAAGGATTATTGGAAGGAAGACAGGAAGAAGCGAGGAGATACGGACGAAACACACGTTTGA
- the LOC109604807 gene encoding sodium bicarbonate cotransporter 3 isoform X3: MDPHNEDDEASKDPGATKHQGSFDEKDFEVHRAHSVFVGVHAPTERRHSHRRHKHHHRYSEGHDDQQTEDDRPSTPPSQRVQFILGEDASDEKHESHPLFSEMEELFVDGDEMEWKETARWIKFEEDVEEGGNRWSKPHVATLSLHSLFELRSLILNGTVILDMEAQSIEQIADLVLDNMVNNLSLPFDKKDKVRDALLKKHRHQHQRKKHVLPFVRSFADIGRNQSTSKSSCGGLLCVPPKRKPSKGEEKRSNTEKKNGSYVSIPVEETSYVEQTSGKSPDFGNFLSVPGTEKPQGITKSSSSVSISRNHSSNELSNDLHQHNLAFMRKIPPGAEASNILVGEVDFLDKSLSAFIRLNTATIVGDLTEVPVPTRFLFLLLGPANSASAYHEIGRAMATLMSDEVFHEVAYRAKNRSHLLAGVDEFLDAVTVLPPGEWDPAIRIEPPAAIPSQDIRKRPPEKPLEEFDEEEEEQKAREESGLARSGVLFGGLVNDLKRKAPWYWSDFKDSLSSQCIASWIFLYFACLSPIITFGGLLADATGKNMAAMESLVSGFVCGMLYGFFSGQPLTILGSTGPVLVFETIVYDFCTKMGWDYMSFRFWIGTWTAVILLILVAIDASALVCYITRFTEENFATLIAFIFIYKAVENVILIGTKFPINTSGMTNFTHECSCYANESVRDLHSEISDWEGLNKTACVQFNGTLEGPGCFTPNYTPDVFLMSILLFLGTFLLSVQLKDFKNALFFPAKIRQFISDFAVIIAILSMTLLDYKVGIPTPKLEVPHEFKPTLPTRGWIIYPFNNNPVYSIFLAIPPALLGTILIFMDQQITSVIINRKEYKLKKGCGYHLDLFVLCILIEICSVMGLPWFVAATVLSINHVNSLKLESECAAPGEKPQFLGVREQRVTHIMIFLTIGLSVFLTPMLGHIPMPILYGVFLYMGVASLKGLQFFDRILIMLMPNKYQPDYMFLRQVPIKKVHLFTIIQLACLACLWMIKSFSTTSILFPLMLVVMIGIRKALDLIFTRRELKILDDLMPEMTKRHQLLKDENTVEGAPIEIEAAGNLKIPLANGNVMNIPLSAINISEEVNKTGIWKQVNENNSIDKDKKKSPKSRFKKKKTSKKDEKRETKKLEKRLSTMAEEEEDEGITIKQTPKTDNV, from the exons tTCATAGAGCACATAGCGTGTTTGTTGGCGTCCACGCACCAACTGAAAGGAGACACTCCCATCGGAGACACAAACATCATCACAGGTACTCCGAGGGACACGACGATCAACAAACAGAAGATGACAGACCCA GCACTCCACCATCGCAGAGGGTTCAGTTCATCCTGGGTGAAGATGCGTCGGACGAAAAGCACGAAAGCCATCCGCTGTTCTCCGAAATGGAGGAACTGTTCGTGGACGGTGACGAGATGGAATGGAAGGAAACGGCGCGCTGGATCAAATTCGAGGAAGATGTGGAGGAAGGCGGAAACAGGTGGTCGAAGCCGCACGTCGCCACCCTTTCACTCCACTCACTATTCGAGCTGAGAAGCTTGATTTTGAACGGTACGGTTATTTTGGACATGGAAGCTCAGTCGATAGAACAGATCGCTGATTTGGTCTTGGACAACATGGTCAACAATTTGAGTTTGCCCTTCGACAAGAAGGACAAGGTTAGAGATGCGTTGTTGAAGAAACATCGCCATCAACATCAGAGGAAGAAACATGTTTTGCCTTTCGTCAGGTCCTTTGCTGACATTGGAAGGAATCAGTCTACAtctaaaa GTTCTTGTGGAGGTCTTTTGTGTGTGCCTCCGAAACGGAAACCATCTAAAGGGGAGGAAAAACGTTCAAACACAGAGAAGAAAAACGGGTCTTATGTATCGATTCCAG TCGAAGAAACTTCATATGTTGAACAGACTTCTGGAAAGTCTCCCGATTTTGGAAATTTTCTTTCTGTTCCTG GAACGGAAAAACCTCAGGGAATAACCAAATCCTCCTCCAGCGTCTCAATATCAAGAAACCACAGCTCGAACGAACTCTCAAATGACCTCCATCAACATAATCTCGCCTTCATGCGTAAAATTCCGCCTGGTGCGGAAGCCAGTAACATCCTCGTGGGCGAAGTCGACTTTCTGGATAAATCCCTGTCTGCCTTCATCCGCCTGAACACGGCAACAATAGTGGGAGACCTGACCGAAGTCCCCGTTCCCACCAGGTTTCTGTTTTTGCTCCTCGGCCCGGCGAATTCCGCTTCTGCTTACCACGAAATAGGCCGAGCCATGGCGACACTGATGTCCGACGAGGTGTTCCATGAGGTCGCGTACCGTGCCAAAAACAGAAGTCATCTATTGGCAGGCGTCGACGAGTTTCTAGACGCGGTGACCGTATTGCCGCCAGGGGAATGGGATCCGGCCATCAGGATCGAGCCTCCGGCCGCCATACCATCGCAGGACATTCGAAAAAGGCCTCCAGAAAAACCACTCGAAGAATTTGATGAGGAGGAGGAAGAACAGAAGGCGAGGGAAGAATCGGGACTAGCACGTAGTGGAGTTTTGTTTGGAGGCTTGGTGAACGACTTGAAGAGAAAGGCTCCTTGGTACTGGAGCGACTTCAAAGATTCACTATCAAGTCAATGCATCGCCTCCTGGATCTTCTTATATTTTGCGTGTTTGTCTCCGATCATCACCTTCGGAGGTCTTCTTGCGGATGCCACCGGTAAAAATATGGCTGCGATGGAGTCTCTAGTATCAGGATTCGTCTGCGGCATGCTCTATGGGTTCTTTTCGGGTCAGCCTTTGACAATTCTTGGATCAACAGGTCCTGTTTTGGTTTTTGAAACCATAGTATACGATTTCTGCACGAAGATGGGTTGGGATTACATGTCTTTTAGATTCTGGATTGGTACTTGGACTGCTGTAATTCTACTAATTCTGGTTGCGATTGATGCCAGTGCTTTGGTCTGTTATATCACGAGATTCACTGAGGAGAACTTTGCCACGTTGATTgccttcatttttatttacaag gCAGTAGAAAATGTCATCCTGATTGGAACAAAATTCCCTATAAACACATCAGGAATGACAAACTTCACTCACGAATGTTCATGTTATGCAAACGAATCTGTTCGTGATCTGCATTCTGAAATATCCGACTGGGAgggattaaataaaactgcatGTGTG CAATTTAATGGTACTTTGGAAGGTCCAGGATGTTTTACGCCAAACTACACTCCAGATGTTTTCTTAATGTCTATACTTCTGTTTTTGGGAACATTCCTGCTTTCAGTCCAACTAAAAGATTTCAAAAATGCCCTGTTCTTCCCTGCAAAG ATTCGCCAATTCATCAGTGATTTCGCAGTAATCATTGCCATTCTGTCAATGACTCTCCTCGACTACAAAGTAGGAATTCCAACTCCAAAATTAGAAGTACCTCATGAATTCAAACCAACTTTACCAACAAGAGGCTGGATAATCTACCCCTTCAATAACAATCCCGTCTACTCTATCTTTCTGGCAATTCCTCCAGCTCTTCTAGGAACAATTCTTATCTTCATGGACCAACAGATCACCTCAGTCATCATCAACAGAAAGGAGTACAAATTAAAGAAAGGATGTGGTTACCATTTAGACCTGTTTGTCCTTTGCATCCTGATCGAGATCTGCTCGGTTATGGGCTTGCCGTGGTTCGTAGCAGCAACCGTTTTATCAATAAACCACGTAAACTCTTTGAAGCTGGAATCAGAATGCGCCGCACCAGGAGAGAAGCCGCAATTCTTGGGAGTTAGAGAACAAAGGGTCACGCACATTATGATCTTCCTGACTATAGGACTGTCGGTATTTTTGACGCCAATGTTGGGACACATTCCGATGCCCATTTTGTACGGTGTGTTCTTGTATATGGGCGTGGCTTCTTTGAAGGGGTTGCAGTTCTTCGACAGAATCTTAATCATGCTGATGCCCAATAAGTACCAACCGGATTACATGTTCTTAAGACAG GTTCCAATTAAAAAGGTTCATCTCTTTACCATAATTCAGTTGGCATGTTTGGCTTGTCTCTGGATGATAAAATCCTTTAGCACGACTTCGATACTGTTCCCGTTGATGTTGGTGGTGATGATTGGTATCAGAAAAGCTTTAGACTTGATCTTCACACGTCGTGAACTAAAGATTCTTGATGATCTCATGCCGGAAATGACGAAACGTCATCAACTGCTCAAAGACGAG aatacagtCGAAGGAGCTCCAATAGAAATCGAAGCGGCAGGAAACTTGAAAATCCCATTAGCCAACGGAAACGTCATGAACATCCCTTTATCCGCAATTAACATTTCTGAGGAAGTTAATAAAACTGGCATCTGGAAACAAGTTAACGAAAATAATTCCATTGATAAAGACAAAAAGAAAAGTCCTAAATCCAG atttaagaagaagaaaacaagtaaaaaagATGAAAAAAGAGAAACGAAAAAGTTAGAAAAACGTCTCTCTACAATGGCGGAAGAAGAGGAGGACGAAGGGATAACTATAAAG CAAACGCCCAAAACGGACAACG TGTGA